In a genomic window of Nocardia fluminea:
- a CDS encoding TetR/AcrR family transcriptional regulator gives MVKDRAYAGVPAEQRRAQRRTTFLEAAREIVGTQGSARLTVGGLCRQAGLTERYFYESFTNLDAVVTEVYDQVIGELTELIAVRVRAAPDPLRDKVHAAIAAGLQAVADDPRLIRIAFTEAQLNPVLNARRTATIRGFAALVLATVNKQISPESTGAAGAYGELAAMHLVGGLYETVYGWLNGALDLTRDELVDESTEIFLAVVEQILGPESLARRGR, from the coding sequence ATGGTCAAGGATCGTGCGTACGCGGGTGTGCCGGCCGAACAGCGGCGCGCCCAGCGCCGGACGACGTTCCTTGAGGCCGCGAGGGAGATCGTCGGCACCCAGGGCTCGGCTCGGCTGACCGTCGGCGGCCTCTGTCGCCAGGCCGGACTGACCGAGCGCTATTTCTACGAGAGCTTCACCAATCTGGACGCCGTTGTCACCGAGGTCTACGACCAGGTCATCGGCGAGCTGACCGAACTGATCGCCGTGCGCGTGCGCGCCGCGCCCGATCCCCTGCGCGACAAGGTGCACGCGGCCATCGCCGCGGGTCTGCAAGCGGTCGCCGACGATCCGCGGCTGATCCGCATCGCCTTCACCGAAGCCCAGCTCAATCCCGTCCTCAACGCACGCCGGACGGCGACGATCCGCGGGTTCGCCGCCCTGGTGCTGGCGACGGTGAACAAGCAGATCAGCCCCGAGAGCACCGGGGCTGCGGGTGCCTACGGCGAGCTCGCCGCCATGCACCTCGTCGGCGGTCTGTACGAAACCGTCTACGGCTGGCTCAACGGCGCGCTCGACCTGACCAGAGACGAGCTCGTCGACGAGTCGACCGAAATCTTCCTCGCCGTCGTCGAGCAGATTCTGGGTCCTGAAAGCCTTGCGAGGCGCGGGCGTTAG
- a CDS encoding acetyl-CoA C-acetyltransferase, whose product MMTEAFIYEAIRTPRGRGKKTGALHGVKPLDLVVGLIDELKTRHPGLDPAAIDDIVLGVVSPVGDQGADIAKTAALAAGLPDTVAGVQLNRFCGSGLEAVNTAAQKVRSGWEQLVIAGGVESMSRVPLGSDGGAWAMDPVTNYSTYFVPQGVGADLIATIEGFTREDVDAFAVRSQRKAAAAWSGGYFAKSIVPVRDINGAVLLDHDEFMRPDTTVESLAGLTPSFAAMGEMGGFDAVAMQRYHHVEKITHVHHAGNSSGIVDGSALVLIGSESAGVAAGLTPRARVVASAVSGADSTIMLTGPVPATEKVLALAGLTVDDIDLFELNEAFASVVLNFQKKLHIPDEKLNVNGGAIAMGHPLGATGAMITGTMVDELERRGARRALITLCIGGGMGIATIIERV is encoded by the coding sequence ATCATGACCGAGGCATTCATCTACGAGGCGATCCGCACGCCGCGTGGCCGTGGCAAGAAGACCGGCGCCCTGCACGGCGTCAAGCCGCTCGACCTGGTGGTCGGGCTCATCGACGAACTGAAGACCCGCCATCCCGGACTCGACCCGGCGGCGATCGACGACATCGTGCTCGGCGTCGTCTCGCCGGTCGGTGATCAGGGCGCCGACATCGCCAAGACCGCCGCCTTGGCGGCCGGGCTGCCCGACACCGTCGCCGGAGTGCAGCTCAACCGGTTCTGCGGCTCGGGTCTCGAGGCCGTCAACACCGCCGCCCAGAAGGTGCGGTCGGGTTGGGAACAGCTCGTCATCGCCGGCGGCGTGGAGTCGATGTCGCGGGTTCCGCTGGGCTCCGACGGCGGCGCGTGGGCGATGGACCCGGTCACCAACTACAGCACCTATTTCGTGCCGCAGGGTGTCGGCGCGGACCTGATCGCCACGATCGAGGGTTTCACCCGCGAGGACGTCGACGCCTTCGCGGTGCGGTCACAGCGCAAGGCCGCCGCTGCCTGGTCGGGCGGCTATTTCGCCAAATCCATTGTCCCGGTGCGTGATATCAACGGCGCGGTGCTGCTCGACCACGACGAGTTCATGCGTCCCGACACCACGGTGGAGAGCCTGGCCGGGCTGACCCCGTCGTTCGCGGCGATGGGGGAGATGGGCGGGTTCGACGCTGTCGCCATGCAGCGCTACCACCACGTCGAGAAGATCACCCACGTCCACCACGCCGGCAACTCCTCCGGCATCGTCGACGGTTCGGCACTGGTGCTGATCGGCAGTGAATCCGCCGGGGTCGCCGCGGGTCTCACCCCGCGCGCCAGGGTCGTCGCGTCCGCGGTGAGTGGCGCCGACTCCACGATCATGCTGACCGGGCCGGTCCCCGCCACCGAGAAGGTGCTGGCGCTGGCCGGGCTCACGGTCGACGACATCGACCTGTTCGAGCTGAACGAGGCCTTCGCGTCGGTGGTGCTCAACTTCCAGAAGAAGCTGCACATCCCCGACGAGAAGCTCAACGTCAACGGTGGCGCGATCGCCATGGGCCACCCGCTGGGTGCCACCGGCGCCATGATCACCGGAACCATGGTGGACGAGCTCGAACGCCGCGGCGCGCGCCGGGCGCTGATCACGCTGTGCATCGGCGGAGGCATGGGCATCGCCACCATCATCGAGCGCGTCTGA
- a CDS encoding 3-hydroxyacyl-CoA dehydrogenase NAD-binding domain-containing protein, producing MTDNMIAWDLGADRVLVLTMDDPNQSTNTMTEAFARDLTATLDRLEAERDSFDGVILTSGKDTFFAGGDLNLLMNATPETAPQIALGLDTYKAAFRRLETLGKPVVAAINGTALGGGFEVALATHHRIALDAKGSLLGLPEVTFGLLPGAGGVTRTVRLLGITSAVLNVVGQGQRMKPAKALQVGIVHEVAATREEMFDKARAWIAANPEAAQPWDVKGYKIPGGTPSSPAVAANLPAFPANVRKQLKGSPMPAPIAVLATAVEGAQVDIDTAFAIETRYCANLICGQVSTNMIKSLFFDLGTINKGGSRPEGFPVRTPEKVLVLGAGMMGAGIAYVQARAGMQVVLEDVTVEAAERGKAYSAKLLDKALRKGAITQDKYDEILGRIHPSADPADAAGCDFVVEAVFEDPGLKKKVFGEIEHLVNADALLGSNTSTLPITDLSTGVQRPKDFIGLHFFSPVDKMPLVEIVVGEQTSDEAIARAIDYTLAIKKTPIVVNDSRGFFTSRVIGQFMDEAIALVAEGVHPASVEQAATQAGYPVGALALADEINMKLAQKIRRSLKENLLAEGKNWVDSKAYPLVDAMVDDFERPGRLEGRGFYEYDADGKKLGLWPGLVEKYTRDDHGIAFIDMQERMLFAESLDTVRCFDEGVLRTVPDANIGSIFGIGFPAWTGGVIQYINQYAGGLAGFVARADELRAAYGDRFEVPESLRVKAAAGETLG from the coding sequence ATGACTGACAACATGATTGCCTGGGATCTCGGCGCCGATCGGGTGCTCGTGCTCACGATGGACGACCCGAACCAGTCGACGAACACCATGACCGAGGCATTCGCCCGCGATCTCACCGCGACCCTCGACCGGCTCGAGGCCGAGCGCGACAGCTTCGACGGCGTCATCCTCACCTCGGGTAAGGACACCTTCTTCGCCGGTGGTGACCTGAATCTGCTGATGAACGCGACACCGGAGACCGCACCGCAGATCGCGCTCGGTCTCGACACCTACAAGGCGGCGTTCCGTCGGCTGGAGACCCTGGGTAAGCCGGTGGTCGCCGCGATCAACGGCACCGCGCTCGGTGGCGGCTTCGAAGTCGCGCTGGCCACCCATCACCGGATCGCCCTGGATGCGAAGGGCAGCCTGCTCGGCCTGCCCGAGGTCACCTTCGGACTGCTGCCCGGTGCCGGTGGTGTCACCCGGACCGTGCGGCTGCTCGGTATCACCAGCGCGGTACTCAACGTCGTCGGCCAGGGCCAGCGGATGAAGCCCGCGAAGGCGTTGCAGGTCGGCATCGTGCACGAGGTCGCCGCCACCCGCGAAGAGATGTTCGACAAGGCTCGTGCCTGGATCGCGGCCAACCCCGAGGCCGCGCAACCGTGGGATGTGAAGGGCTACAAGATCCCCGGCGGCACCCCGTCGAGCCCGGCGGTGGCGGCGAATCTACCCGCGTTCCCCGCGAATGTGCGCAAGCAGCTCAAGGGGTCGCCGATGCCCGCACCGATCGCGGTGCTCGCGACGGCGGTGGAGGGCGCGCAGGTCGACATCGATACCGCGTTCGCCATCGAGACCCGGTATTGCGCCAACCTGATCTGCGGCCAGGTCTCGACGAACATGATCAAGTCGCTGTTCTTCGATCTGGGCACGATCAACAAGGGCGGCAGTCGCCCCGAAGGTTTCCCCGTGCGTACGCCGGAGAAGGTCCTCGTGCTCGGCGCGGGCATGATGGGTGCGGGCATCGCCTATGTGCAGGCCCGTGCCGGCATGCAGGTGGTGCTCGAGGACGTCACCGTCGAGGCGGCCGAACGCGGAAAGGCCTACTCGGCCAAGCTGCTCGACAAGGCACTGCGCAAAGGCGCGATCACCCAGGACAAGTACGACGAGATCCTCGGTCGCATCCATCCGTCCGCGGACCCGGCCGACGCCGCGGGGTGCGACTTCGTGGTCGAGGCGGTGTTCGAGGATCCGGGTCTGAAGAAGAAGGTGTTCGGCGAGATCGAGCACCTGGTGAACGCGGACGCGTTGCTCGGGTCCAACACCTCCACGCTGCCGATCACCGATCTGTCCACCGGTGTGCAGCGCCCGAAGGACTTCATCGGACTGCACTTCTTCTCTCCGGTGGACAAGATGCCGCTGGTCGAGATCGTCGTCGGGGAGCAGACCAGTGACGAGGCGATCGCCCGCGCCATCGATTACACCCTCGCCATCAAGAAGACCCCGATCGTGGTCAACGACAGCCGTGGCTTCTTCACCAGCCGGGTGATCGGTCAGTTCATGGACGAGGCGATCGCGCTGGTCGCCGAGGGCGTGCACCCGGCCTCGGTCGAACAGGCCGCTACCCAGGCCGGCTACCCGGTCGGCGCGCTGGCGCTGGCGGACGAGATCAATATGAAGCTGGCGCAGAAGATCCGGCGCAGTCTGAAGGAGAACCTGCTCGCGGAGGGCAAGAACTGGGTCGACTCGAAGGCGTACCCGCTCGTCGACGCGATGGTCGACGACTTCGAGCGCCCGGGCCGGCTGGAGGGTCGCGGCTTCTACGAATACGACGCCGACGGCAAGAAGCTCGGCCTGTGGCCGGGGCTGGTCGAGAAGTACACCCGCGACGATCACGGCATCGCGTTCATCGACATGCAGGAACGGATGCTGTTCGCCGAATCCCTCGATACCGTGCGGTGTTTCGACGAAGGTGTGCTGCGCACGGTCCCGGACGCGAACATCGGGTCGATCTTCGGCATCGGGTTCCCGGCCTGGACCGGTGGCGTGATCCAGTACATCAACCAGTACGCGGGCGGTCTGGCCGGCTTCGTCGCGCGGGCTGACGAGTTGCGGGCTGCCTACGGCGACCGGTTCGAGGTCCCGGAGTCGTTGCGGGTCAAGGCCGCCGCCGGGGAAACTCTCGGCTGA
- a CDS encoding acyl-CoA dehydrogenase family protein, whose product MTAQAGWVDDEIEAVRELATKFFEKEVLPGAERYKQQGHPDRDLYRKAGKLGLLAPSVPEEYGGGGGTFAHEAAIIEAQSKAGDTSMGLAIHSGIIAPYLVEFASEELKARLLPEVVSGECLLSIAMTEPGTGSDLQNIQTRAVRDGDEYVVTGSKMFISNGALCDAVIIAAKTDPDKGAAGVSLIVAEVGDDTPGFTRGRTLSKIGGTGQDTAELFFDGLRVPVGNLLGEAEGQGFYQMMTLLQQERLVCAVMAVASMEAAVEMTIAYTKDRQAFGKPLLGFQNTKFELAECATIARIGRVFLDDCLTAHLAGELDVATASMAKYWLTDQLSVVADRCLQLFGGYGFMTEYPISEIFTSARVLRILAGTNEIMKELIARSL is encoded by the coding sequence ATGACCGCACAAGCGGGCTGGGTAGACGATGAGATCGAGGCCGTGCGCGAACTCGCGACGAAGTTCTTCGAGAAAGAGGTGCTTCCGGGCGCCGAGCGGTACAAACAGCAGGGTCACCCCGACCGTGACCTCTACCGCAAAGCGGGCAAGCTCGGGTTGCTGGCTCCGTCCGTACCGGAGGAGTACGGCGGCGGAGGCGGCACGTTCGCCCATGAGGCGGCGATCATCGAGGCCCAGTCCAAGGCGGGCGACACCTCCATGGGCCTGGCGATCCACTCCGGAATCATCGCGCCCTATCTCGTCGAGTTCGCCTCCGAGGAGCTCAAGGCGCGCCTGTTGCCCGAGGTGGTCAGCGGCGAGTGCCTGCTCTCGATCGCGATGACCGAACCGGGAACGGGATCGGACCTGCAGAACATCCAGACCAGGGCGGTACGCGACGGCGACGAGTACGTCGTCACCGGTTCGAAGATGTTCATCAGCAACGGTGCGCTCTGCGACGCGGTCATCATCGCCGCGAAGACCGACCCCGACAAGGGCGCCGCCGGGGTGTCGCTCATCGTCGCGGAGGTCGGTGACGACACCCCCGGCTTCACTCGGGGCCGGACCCTGTCCAAGATCGGCGGCACCGGCCAGGACACCGCCGAGCTGTTCTTCGACGGCTTGCGGGTGCCGGTCGGCAACCTGCTCGGCGAGGCCGAGGGCCAGGGCTTCTATCAGATGATGACGCTGCTCCAGCAGGAGCGACTCGTGTGCGCGGTGATGGCGGTGGCGTCGATGGAGGCCGCGGTCGAGATGACCATCGCCTACACCAAGGATCGGCAGGCCTTCGGGAAACCGCTGCTCGGCTTCCAGAACACCAAGTTCGAACTCGCCGAGTGCGCCACCATCGCCAGGATCGGCCGCGTCTTCCTCGACGACTGTCTCACCGCCCACCTGGCAGGCGAACTCGACGTGGCCACGGCGTCGATGGCCAAGTACTGGCTCACCGATCAGTTGAGCGTGGTCGCCGACCGGTGCCTGCAACTGTTCGGCGGGTACGGATTCATGACCGAGTACCCGATCTCGGAGATCTTCACCAGCGCGCGGGTGCTCCGCATTCTCGCCGGCACGAACGAGATCATGAAGGAACTGATCGCCCGGTCGCTGTAG
- a CDS encoding AraC family transcriptional regulator has product MDTWDFPRGVASVAVMHRFAVEHGADATSILAGTSLSVADLDSADRQVEARTELLVVRNLLRALGTRAALGIEVGRSYRISAFGIYGYAWITSPTLGEAISLALSYFQLSFAFCTPVVEFHDQQMVARIRHDRIPADVQQFLVERDTFAMHRVLDDLLGRPVDIRQARFAFPEPDYGDRIAAILGVDPRYGQAETSITITAETLNQPLPQANQATLALCLAQCRELIDRRTARTGIAAEVRDHLLAGAGATGIAIPPSLDAVAHELGTTGRTLRRHLATDGTSYRILLDEARRGLAEDMLTATALSVEEIAVRLGYTEAGPFIRAFKRWTATTPAAYRRSRGPATTRY; this is encoded by the coding sequence GTGGACACGTGGGACTTCCCCCGGGGTGTCGCCAGCGTGGCCGTGATGCACCGGTTCGCGGTCGAGCACGGAGCCGATGCCACCTCGATCCTTGCCGGTACCAGCCTGTCCGTGGCCGACCTCGACTCCGCAGACCGCCAGGTCGAGGCCCGCACGGAACTGCTGGTGGTGCGCAATCTGCTGCGCGCACTCGGCACCAGGGCCGCGCTCGGCATCGAGGTGGGTCGCAGCTATCGCATCAGCGCCTTCGGCATCTACGGCTACGCCTGGATCACCAGCCCCACCCTCGGTGAGGCTATTTCCCTGGCGCTGAGCTACTTTCAGTTGAGCTTCGCGTTCTGCACACCGGTCGTGGAGTTCCACGACCAGCAGATGGTCGCCCGGATCCGCCACGATCGGATCCCCGCCGATGTCCAGCAGTTCCTCGTCGAGCGCGACACGTTCGCGATGCATCGGGTGCTCGACGACCTACTCGGCCGACCGGTGGACATCCGCCAGGCGCGGTTCGCCTTCCCGGAACCGGATTACGGCGACCGCATCGCCGCGATCCTGGGCGTCGACCCCCGGTACGGGCAGGCCGAAACCAGCATCACGATCACCGCCGAAACCCTGAACCAGCCACTGCCGCAGGCGAATCAGGCCACCCTGGCACTGTGCCTGGCGCAATGCCGTGAACTGATCGACCGCCGGACCGCCCGCACCGGGATAGCGGCCGAAGTTCGCGACCACTTGCTGGCGGGCGCCGGTGCCACGGGGATCGCGATTCCGCCGTCGCTGGACGCGGTCGCCCACGAGCTCGGCACCACCGGACGCACTCTGCGCCGGCATCTCGCCACGGACGGGACCAGTTACCGCATCCTGCTCGACGAGGCGCGGCGCGGCCTGGCCGAGGACATGCTGACCGCCACCGCGCTCTCGGTCGAGGAGATCGCGGTGCGGCTGGGCTATACCGAGGCAGGCCCGTTCATCCGCGCTTTCAAGCGCTGGACGGCCACCACTCCGGCCGCTTACCGGCGCTCCCGAGGACCTGCCACCACCCGCTATTGA
- a CDS encoding flavin-containing monooxygenase, translating into MRTRTMPSAVIIGTGFGGLGMAMELLRHGFDDLVILERAADVGGVWRENTYPGAGCDIPSPLYSYSYAPRSDWPKRFSGQADIHAYLRDVARDHGLLERIRFDSEVTEAEFDDASGTWTVRTADGDEMTTDVLISAVGQLSRPALPAIAGIGSFDGPAFHSAQWDHSVDLTGKRVAVVGTGASAIQFVPAIQPRVAALTLFQRSAAWVLPKPDVEYKPWHHRMFAAVPPVRLAERFAVWALCEFLSLGIADVTAIRGLVTKVAVNHLRKQVADPELRAKLTPDYPAGCKRGLFSNNYYPALTQPNARVETTEITEVVPTGIRTADGVLHEVDVIIYGTGFKGTEFLWPMKIRGANGRELEDEWHGGARAYHGITVPGFPNMFMVYGPNTNLGVGSIVYMIESQARYIRQALETLSRHPARTLDVRRAVAEEYDVKLQARLDRTPWGLCSSWYRNAAGRVTNNWPGAVVSYRLQTRRLRPEHYHLNTGATTAAGR; encoded by the coding sequence ATGCGTACTCGGACAATGCCGTCCGCTGTCATCATCGGCACCGGGTTCGGCGGCCTCGGCATGGCGATGGAACTGCTGCGCCACGGTTTCGACGACCTCGTCATCCTGGAGCGGGCCGCGGATGTGGGTGGGGTGTGGCGGGAGAACACCTACCCGGGTGCCGGCTGCGATATTCCGTCCCCGCTCTACTCCTATTCCTATGCACCCCGATCCGATTGGCCCAAGCGGTTCTCGGGGCAGGCCGATATCCACGCCTATCTGCGGGACGTGGCGCGCGACCACGGGCTGCTCGAGCGCATCCGGTTCGATTCCGAGGTGACCGAAGCCGAATTCGACGATGCGAGCGGCACCTGGACGGTGCGCACCGCCGACGGCGACGAGATGACCACCGACGTGCTGATCTCCGCGGTCGGTCAGCTCTCGCGACCCGCGCTGCCCGCCATCGCAGGCATCGGCTCGTTCGACGGACCCGCGTTCCACTCCGCGCAGTGGGACCACAGTGTCGACCTGACGGGCAAGCGGGTAGCCGTCGTCGGCACCGGTGCCAGCGCGATCCAGTTCGTGCCCGCGATCCAGCCGCGGGTGGCGGCGCTGACACTGTTCCAGCGCTCGGCGGCGTGGGTGCTGCCCAAGCCCGATGTGGAGTACAAGCCGTGGCATCACCGGATGTTCGCGGCGGTGCCGCCGGTCCGGCTGGCCGAGCGGTTCGCGGTGTGGGCGCTGTGTGAGTTCCTGTCGCTGGGCATCGCCGATGTCACCGCCATCCGGGGCCTGGTGACCAAGGTCGCGGTGAATCATCTGCGCAAGCAGGTGGCCGACCCGGAACTGCGCGCGAAACTGACGCCCGACTACCCGGCCGGCTGCAAGCGTGGGCTGTTCTCCAACAACTACTATCCGGCACTCACCCAGCCGAATGCGCGAGTGGAGACGACCGAGATCACCGAAGTCGTGCCGACCGGGATACGAACCGCCGACGGCGTGCTGCACGAGGTCGACGTGATCATCTACGGAACGGGGTTCAAGGGCACCGAATTCCTGTGGCCGATGAAGATCCGCGGTGCGAACGGCCGCGAGCTCGAGGACGAATGGCACGGCGGTGCGCGCGCTTACCACGGCATCACGGTGCCCGGATTCCCGAACATGTTCATGGTGTACGGGCCCAACACCAACCTCGGCGTCGGCTCGATCGTGTACATGATCGAATCGCAGGCTCGCTATATCCGTCAGGCGCTCGAGACCCTGTCCCGCCATCCGGCGCGGACCCTCGATGTCCGGCGCGCGGTGGCCGAGGAATACGACGTGAAGCTGCAAGCCCGGCTCGACCGTACGCCGTGGGGTCTGTGCTCGAGCTGGTATCGCAACGCCGCGGGCCGGGTCACCAACAACTGGCCGGGAGCGGTCGTGAGCTATCGACTGCAGACCCGAAGACTGCGCCCCGAGCACTATCACCTCAACACCGGCGCGACAACGGCTGCGGGCCGATGA
- a CDS encoding acyl-CoA synthetase — MKLTNGTVADVREKVTAVRRLHQTGLIDLWRPRRIKRMIALNNSYGPQAAMISAGAADRPDRPALTDEHGVLTYRELDEQSNALAHGLLGQGLRGGEVIGVLARDHRGLVLAMVAAGKAGLRLAMLNTGFAKPQLTEVAVREQVRAILFDSEFAGLVDALPETMPRILTWVDAQYPLPPGAPTIDMLISANSTGPLPPPSRPAGFIILTSGTTGLPKGAPRTKVSPFATALVVDRVPFPRGGVVMIATPVFHTTGMGTWTIASALGAEIVLRRRFDAQATLAAIERHAVEMLVAVPTQLSRILALGPDVIARYDTSTLRTVFVGGAPLPPDLATRWQDAFGDVLYNGYGSTEVAITAVAQPHELRRAPGTVGRAPVTARIALYDSDDRRITAANVSGRIFARTVAPFEGYTDGKSKQIIDGYMSTGDMGHFDADGLLFIDGRDDDMVVCGGENVYPLEVENLLAGRADIADVAVIGVDDTDFGQRLRAFVVAATDGKPDAQEIKEYVKDNLARYKAPRDVVFLDEIPRNPTGKIVRKALTEYVVDGPVGR; from the coding sequence ATGAAGCTGACGAACGGCACCGTGGCCGACGTGCGCGAGAAGGTGACGGCGGTGCGCCGACTCCACCAGACCGGCCTGATCGACCTGTGGCGACCCCGCCGGATCAAGCGCATGATCGCGCTCAACAACTCCTACGGCCCGCAAGCGGCGATGATCAGCGCCGGTGCCGCCGACCGGCCCGACCGACCCGCGCTGACCGACGAACACGGTGTACTGACCTACCGCGAGCTCGACGAGCAGTCCAACGCCCTGGCCCACGGGCTGCTCGGGCAGGGTCTGCGCGGCGGCGAGGTGATCGGCGTGCTGGCCCGCGACCATCGCGGCCTGGTACTGGCGATGGTGGCGGCGGGCAAGGCCGGGTTGCGGCTGGCCATGCTGAACACCGGTTTCGCCAAGCCCCAGCTCACCGAAGTCGCTGTGCGAGAGCAGGTTCGCGCGATCCTGTTCGACAGTGAATTCGCCGGGCTGGTCGATGCCCTGCCCGAGACGATGCCGCGGATTCTCACCTGGGTCGATGCGCAATACCCACTGCCGCCGGGCGCGCCGACCATCGACATGCTGATCTCGGCGAACAGCACCGGCCCGCTGCCTCCGCCGTCCCGGCCAGCGGGTTTCATCATCCTCACCAGCGGTACCACCGGTCTGCCCAAGGGCGCGCCGCGCACCAAGGTTTCGCCGTTCGCCACCGCGCTCGTCGTCGACCGGGTCCCGTTCCCGCGCGGCGGGGTCGTCATGATCGCGACTCCGGTCTTCCACACCACCGGGATGGGCACCTGGACGATAGCCAGCGCACTCGGCGCCGAAATCGTGCTGCGGCGCCGCTTCGACGCGCAGGCCACCTTGGCGGCGATCGAGCGGCACGCGGTCGAGATGCTGGTCGCGGTGCCGACCCAGCTGAGTCGGATCCTCGCGCTCGGGCCCGACGTCATCGCCCGGTACGACACTTCGACGCTGCGCACGGTGTTCGTCGGTGGCGCACCGCTGCCGCCCGACCTGGCGACCCGATGGCAGGACGCCTTCGGTGACGTGCTGTACAACGGGTACGGCTCCACGGAGGTCGCGATCACCGCCGTCGCGCAGCCGCACGAATTGCGTCGTGCCCCCGGCACCGTCGGGCGGGCGCCGGTCACCGCGCGCATCGCGCTCTACGACAGCGACGATCGCCGAATCACCGCGGCGAACGTCTCGGGGCGAATCTTCGCCCGCACAGTCGCCCCGTTCGAGGGCTACACCGACGGGAAGAGCAAACAGATCATCGACGGGTACATGTCGACCGGGGACATGGGTCATTTCGACGCCGACGGGCTGCTGTTCATCGACGGCCGCGACGACGACATGGTGGTGTGCGGCGGCGAGAACGTCTATCCGCTGGAGGTGGAGAATCTGCTGGCGGGTCGGGCCGACATCGCCGACGTCGCGGTGATCGGTGTCGACGACACGGACTTCGGACAGCGACTGCGTGCCTTCGTCGTCGCCGCCACCGACGGCAAACCGGACGCGCAGGAGATCAAGGAATACGTCAAGGACAATCTCGCCAGGTACAAGGCGCCCCGTGACGTGGTGTTCCTGGACGAGATACCACGCAACCCCACCGGCAAGATCGTGCGTAAGGCGCTCACCGAGTACGTCGTCGACGGACCCGTGGGGCGGTGA